A DNA window from Camelina sativa cultivar DH55 chromosome 13, Cs, whole genome shotgun sequence contains the following coding sequences:
- the LOC104738538 gene encoding uncharacterized protein LOC104738538 has protein sequence MAICRWFGNPDLFITFTANPNWPEFTEHLQTYTTEGSNSRPDLQSRFFKMKLEEMLSDFNKGVFFPIHVAVVYTIEFQKRGLPHAHILLWLEGSSKNPEPAVIDQFMSAELPDKEIDREGFELVEKHMMHGPCGFDRPYSPCMENGLCSKKYPQAFVDNTTIDNSGYVVYRRRNDDSKFVFKGLTRLDNRHVVPHNINLLKKYMAHINVEWCCKTSAVKYLFKYITKGVDKATFVIVRPSRGKKKKSLDKEEAQPVDEISEYLDCRYVSACEAVWRIFAFHIHYHKPAVIRLQIHLQDQQRLLFDQLQSLNNIITREDVEKTMLTEWMATNKREKESVDVGYISETKAYNLTYMEFPKFYVWNTTKIWTKRKQGFAIGRIVHIHPSAGDLFYLRILLNIVRGATSFDDIKTIGGVVYATNKEACYIRGLLDDDKEWHDVLKEAALWATAYQMRYLFVKLLIYCEVANPRQLWTKNWRYLAEDVQQNQKKVFQFTHLDLKDVELEQYALIEIEQLLMDNDRSLTNFPDMPLPDKAILKRISQSILTEDLQFDIDKEREDHGRPGGTRKTYLYKTIIAKLHSISKVVIPVASAGIAALLLPGGRTAHSCFKIPININEASTCEIKHGTMLGTLLTKADLIIWDEASMAHKHAFEAVDRTMRDLMALDDETALNKPFGGKIVLLGGDFRQILPSYMERQYLTERAILTPRNETVREINDYQLSMVPGDSKEVSRPTKPPITVESGGTSNAPEKSKPEKGLCNGTRLLITKLSQWITEAEILVGTHVGEKVLIPRIFLSPNDTKHPFTLRRKQFPVRVCYAMTINNSQGQSLKQVALYLPQSVFTDGQLYVALSCVTSNTCLKILDASSEKDGTAGVMNIVYKEVFNNINT, from the exons ATGGCTATATGTAGATGGTTTGGAAACCCTGACTTATTTATCACCTTCACAGCAAACCCTAATTGGCCTGAGTTTACAGAACATCTACAAACATATACTACTGAAGGATCAAACTCAAGGCCTGACCTCCAATCAAGATTCTTCAAAATGAAGCTAGAAGAGATGCTTTCTGATTTTAACAAAGGAGTCTTCTTTCCTATTCATGTAGCAG TAGTGTACACAATAGAGTTTCAAAAAAGAGGCCTGCCTCATGCACACATCCTACTGTGGTTAGAAGGTAGTAGCAAAAACCCAGAACCAGCTGTCATTGATCAATTCATGTCTGCTGAATTACCAGATAAGGAAATAGACAGAGAAGGTTTCGAACTGGTAGAGAAGCATATGATGCATGGTCCTTGTGGTTTCGATAGACCATACTCACCATGCATGGAAAATGGTTTATGCAGTAAGAAGTACCCACAAGCTTTTGTGGACAACACCACCATTGACAACTCCGGTTACGTTGTCTACCGGCGCCGTAACGATGAttccaaatttgttttcaaGGGTCTAACAAGATTGGACAATCGCCATGTTGTACCGCATAACATCAACCTGCTGAAAAAGTATATGGCTCATATCAATGTAGAGTGGTGTTGTAAGACAAGTGCAGTTAAGTatcttttcaaatatataactaaaggTGTGGACAAAGCTACATTTGTGATTGTCAGACCCagtagaggaaaaaaaaagaagagtttggACAAAGAAGAAGCACAACCTGTCGATGAAATCAGTGAGTACCTTGATTGCCGCTACGTTTCTGCATGCGAAGCAGTTTGGAGGATTTTTGCATTCCACATTCATTATCACAAGCCAGCCGTGATACGACTACAAATTCATCTTCAAGATCAACAGAGACTGCTATTTGACCAATTGCAAAGTTTGAACAACATTATAACTAGAGAAGATGTGGAAAAGACAATGCTCACTGAATGGATGGCCactaacaaaagagagaaagagtcagTTGATGTAGGATACATATCAGAAACAAAAGCATACAACCTTACATATATGGAATTCCCTAAATTTTATGTCTGGAACACTACAAAGATCTGGACAAAGAGGAAACAAGGTTTTGCTATTGGGAGGATTGTACATATCCACCCATCAGCTGGGGATTTGTTTTATCTCAGAATTCTATTGAATATTGTAAGAGGAGCAACAAGCTTTGATGACATTAAGACAATTGGGGGAGTAGTCTATGCAACAAATAAAGAAGCATGCTACATTAGAGGATTACTAGACGATGATAAAGAGTGGCATGATGTACTTAAAGAGGCGGCACTATGGGCAACAGCTTATCAAATGCGATATCTATTTGTCAAGTTGCTTATCTACTGTGAAGTAGCAAATCCTCGACAACTTTGGACCAAAAACTGGAGATACCTAGCCGAAGATGTGCAGCAGAACCAAAAAAAGGTCTTTCAGTTCACACATTTAGACCTAAAAGATGTCGAGTTGGAGCAATATGCTTTGATTGAAATAGAGCAGCTATTAATGGACAATGATAGGTCTCTCACAAATTTCCCTGACATGCCGTTGCCTGACAAAGCAATTTTGAAAAGAATCAGCCAAAGTATCTTGACAGAAGACCTGCAATTTGACATCGATAAAGAGagggaagaccatggca GACCAGGAGGCACTCGGAAAACATACCTCTACAAAACCATCATTGCTAAACTCCACTCAATCAGCAAGGTCGTAATCCCTGTTGCATCTGCTGGTATTGCAGCTCTGCTCCTGCCTGGCGGAAGAACAGCTCATTCATGTTTCAAGATACCAATCAACATCAACGAAGCATCTACTTGTGAAATAAAGCATGGGACAATGCTAGGTACCTTATTAACAAAGGCTGACTTAATCATATGGGATGAGGCATCGATGGCACATAAACATGCTTTTGAAGCTGTAGATCGTACAATGAGAGACTTGATGGCATTAGACGACGAGACTGCACTGAACAAGCCGTTTGGAGGGAAAATAGTTTTGCTAGGAGGAGATTTCAGGCAGATTTTACCA TCATACATGGAACGACAATACTTAACAGAGAGGGCAATCTTGACTCCTCGAAATGAGACTGTCCGGGAGATAAATGACTACCAGCTATCCATGGTGCCTGGAGACAGTAAAGA AGTTTCCAGGCCTACCAAACCACCAATTACAGTTGAAAGTGGGGGTACCAGTAATGCTCCTGAGAAATCTAAACCAGAAAAAGGGTTATGCAATGGTACACGACTACTTATAACAAAACTCAGTCAATGGATAACAGAAGCAGAGATACTCGTTGGCACTCATGTTGGTGAAAAAGTCCTCATCCCAAGGATTTTTTTGTCTCCTAATGACACCAAGCATCCTTTCACCCTACGAAGAAAGCAATTCCCAGTTAGAGTCTGCTACGCAATGACAATTAACAATAGTCAAGGCCAAAGTTTGAAACAAGTCGCTCTTTACTTACCACAATCTGTGTTCACAGACGGACAGTTGTATGTGGCTCTATCATGTGTAACATCGAATACATGTTTGAAAATACTAGATGCATCATCAGAGAAAGATGGTACCGCAGGGGTTATGAATATTGTCTACAAAGAAGTCTTTAATAACATAAACACTTAA